In bacterium, the genomic stretch TCGGCATAGGTGAGCGGGGTCGGCCTGCAGGAATAGCTGCCCATCAACTTCTTGTAGGTGTTCCAGAATTCCGGGTCGGCCTTGGCTTCTTCGAACGCCAGAACCAGTTCCTCGAACGTGGCAACCAGGATCTCGGGGATGAACGAGCCCCCGAACTGGCCGTAGTAACCGGGCTCAGCCATCGACAGGCCCTCCGAGTGTCTGGGAGAAGACGAGCTGATCCGTTCGGCAGCGCAACTCTACGAACACGGCGTCCGGTGCGCCGGGGAAATGAACGCGTCGCTTCACGAGCAACACGGGAGTGCCCGGCACGATTTCGAGGAGCGCCGCGTGGCCTTCGTCTGCAAGGGCCACACGGAAGTTCTGGTCCGCCGTCTCCGCCGTGAGATGGAATTGCTCATGGGCAAGCTGGGAGAGTGACCGGCCAGCAAGGGAGATCTTGTCGAGCCCCGGAAAGCGCTCCGGATCGAGCCACAAGGTTTCGAGTAGCACCGGTGTCCCCGATACCCGGGAGAGCCGGACGAGCGACCAGGCCTTGCGGCCAGCGAAGGGGTTCTCCGGCGCGTTCGCCACGTCCACGCGCCGCACGCGCTGGACGATCGAGGTGCGAGCGTCCAGGCCGGTCTTCTCGAAGGAGGCCATGGTGCCCGCGAGGGAGAGCAGGTCGACCTGCTCCGGCGGCTCCACCACGAATGTTCCCGAGCCGCGTCGTCGCTCCAGGCGATGTCGCCGGATCAGTACGTCCGTGGCCTGCCGCACGGTGGGACGCCCGATGCCGAAAGTGCGGGCAAGCTCGGGCTCCGAGGGGATTCGGGTTCCCAATGGATAGTCCCCGGCCTGGATGCGGCTCCCCAGCAGTTCGGCGAGCTGGTGATAGAGGGGCACGGGGGAAGCGGCATCGAGCTGGGGCACGTCGCGAAAGTGCCCCGAGAAAGTCTAGTTGTCAAGACAACTAGACAAATTAGTTTTCAACCCCCGGATCCGGCAACAGGCCTCTGGCAGTAGCATCCCGCCTCCAACGACGGGCCGTTCGTGCCCTCCCGAACCAAGGACGAAGTGTGTCCCAGCTGATCCGACCCTCCACAGAACAGACCCGATGGGACGAGGAAGCGGACGTCATCGTCGTCGGCCTCGGTGTGGCGGGAGCGGCCGCCGCTCTGGAAGCCTCATCGGCTGGCGCTGACACCCTGGTCATCGAACGGGCTGGCGGCGGCGGTACGTCTGCGTTGTCGGGCGGCGTGCTCTATCTCGGCGGCGGCACCCGCCTGCAAAAAGCCTGCGGCTTCGAGGATTCGGCCGAGGAGATGTTCAAGTATCTGATGGCCTCTTCTGGGCCGAGCCCGGATGAGGCGAAGATGCGCCTCTATTGTGAGGGCAGCGTCGAGCTCTACGAATGGCTGTTGGCTCAGGGCGTCCCGTTCAAGGAGGTTCATCATTTCGGCGTCAGTGGCGAGCCGCCTAACGACGATGGCCTGGTGTTCTCGGGCTCCGAGCGACACCATCCATTCTGCGACATCGCAGTTCCAGCCCCACGTGGCCACGTTCCAGCCAAGACGCATCAGGCAGGACCGTTGTTGATGCAGAAGCTGGTGGAGGCGGTCGAGGCCAGCCCGGCAGACATCCGTACGAACCACCGTTGCACCTCGCTCGTGCAAGGACAGGACGGAGAAGTGATGGGCGTCGTAGTGCAGGTCTTCGGAGAGGAGCGCTCTCTTCGTGCGCGTCGAGGCGTCATCCTCACGACGGGAGGTTTCATCAACAACGATGAGATGCTCGAGGCCCACGCTCCGCTTGTCCGCGCCTGCAATGTCCGCATCGGCGCCGAAGGAGACGATGGCAGCGGCATCCAGCTCGGGAT encodes the following:
- a CDS encoding GntR family transcriptional regulator is translated as MPQLDAASPVPLYHQLAELLGSRIQAGDYPLGTRIPSEPELARTFGIGRPTVRQATDVLIRRHRLERRRGSGTFVVEPPEQVDLLSLAGTMASFEKTGLDARTSIVQRVRRVDVANAPENPFAGRKAWSLVRLSRVSGTPVLLETLWLDPERFPGLDKISLAGRSLSQLAHEQFHLTAETADQNFRVALADEGHAALLEIVPGTPVLLVKRRVHFPGAPDAVFVELRCRTDQLVFSQTLGGPVDG
- a CDS encoding FAD-dependent oxidoreductase — encoded protein: MSQLIRPSTEQTRWDEEADVIVVGLGVAGAAAALEASSAGADTLVIERAGGGGTSALSGGVLYLGGGTRLQKACGFEDSAEEMFKYLMASSGPSPDEAKMRLYCEGSVELYEWLLAQGVPFKEVHHFGVSGEPPNDDGLVFSGSERHHPFCDIAVPAPRGHVPAKTHQAGPLLMQKLVEAVEASPADIRTNHRCTSLVQGQDGEVMGVVVQVFGEERSLRARRGVILTTGGFINNDEMLEAHAPLVRACNVRIGAEGDDGSGIQLGMAAGADVLHMDAVSISLPANQPWSLKRGVLVNEQGQRFINEDSYYGRLGEAALLHNGGRAWLIVDDEIFEKPTYPRELVAVGETVPELERELGLPGGSLEATLGLYNHHAEKGEDPVFRKLPEYVQPLTKPPFGAFDCTTGNSIYAAFTLGGLRTDTDGRVLDPAGDPIPGLYGAGRATSGLSVGSYSSGLSLGDGAFFGRRAGRTAGVV